The nucleotide window TGATCCAATTCCAGTAGCAAATGCCCCTAATGCCCCATGGGTGCAGGTGTGAGAGTCGGTTCCTACAATCACTTCCCCCGGAATTACGTGTCCTTTTTCAGGAAGTACCTGATGGCAAACTCCTTCCTTAACATCGTAGAAATTGTTTATTCCCTGCTTATCAACGAATTCCCTCATGAATATATGGTTTTGGGCTGCTTCCAGGGAGTCTGCTGGTACCTGGTGGTCGAAAAGAACCACGATTTTTTCAGGATCCCATACTTTTTCCACTCCTATTTTCTGGAATGATTGCACAGATAACGGTCCGGTTAGATCATGAGTCATAGCCACATCTATATTGGCCATTACAATATTACCTGCCTCTGTTTCTTTTAATCCTGCTGCTTTTGCCAGTATTTTTTCTGCCATGGTCATTGCCATCTGCTTTCCTCCATTTTAAATGTAATTTATGAATTAATTTACCATTGCAACTTCTTCATCTGTAATTTTAAATACAGTAATTTAAATTGGGAAATTAATACTTCAATTGTGAATTAATGATTTTGATCTTATTTTGAAAACCCTAACTCGGAAATGGTTATTTTGTTTACAATTTTCACGAAAATTTCAACTTCTTCAGGGTTTAAAATCTTAGAAATCTTTTTTATTGTGTTTTTATGGACCTGTTTGTGCATTTCCATTATTTGATTGCCTTTAGGTGTTAACTGCAGAGAGTAAAAACGTTTATCTGAGTTGGATTGAATTTTGATCACAATTCCAAGATCGATTAACTGGTTGATGGCCACTGACACCGTTGATTTTTTCACATCCAGTTTTTTGGATAGTTCAGAAACACTTATTCCCTGGTTTTTGTCGATAAGTTCTATGTAGTACAGTTGCCGTAGGGTGTATTCTTTTAGATCTCCAGTTCGAAGTTGTGTTTGGAATTTTCTCATTAAATCGCTCAGTTTATCCATTGATTCTACCAGTTCAAGCTCCTGATTCATGGTTTTCACTCCACCAATTATATAGTTTTATCTAACTAACTATTATATATAATATTCCATATGCTCAAAGAAGTTCCCAACAGTTCCCCATCTATCGACAATTTTCCATCTAAATAAATAATGCAAAACACAACCATAGACATATTACTTCTCAAAAGCTCGGACTAATCACATCATATATATTCTATATAGGGAACAATTGGACAGGAGTAACCGAGATAGTAATAAGATATAAATATTATGTAATACTAATCAGTATATTGAATAGAATAAATGATTTAATAATAGGACTCAAGAGAGATATTGGTGAGGGAATAAAATGAGGGAAATGAGCCAAGAGATAAAGGACGAATATGAGAAGATTAAGGATAAAATCTCATATGAAGACTTCTTGAAAAAGATGGAAGAATATAAAAAAGAAAACGCAGACGTAAGCTTTATCGACGATATTAGTATAGCTCATATGGTAGTAGGAGATTATATCACCGAAAAAAATGAGCCCACGGAAGAAATAAAAGATTTTTGGAAGATCGAAGAGTTAGAAACCGGCAAACAACATATAAATCTACTGGGACGAGTAATGAGCATTTCCAATGTTAAAAAATTCACCAGTAAGAGAGGTAAAGAAGGAAAATTAGCAAATTTAATCATTGCCGACGATACTGGGCGAATAAGAGTTGTTTTCTGGACTGAAAACATCAAATTACTGGATAAATTCCAGGAAGGTGATGTGGTTCAAATCAATGATGTGGAAATAAAACAGGGGTTCCGTGATGATGAAGCCCACCTAAACATACAATCCACCCTGGAAAAGCTAAACTCGACCGATTATCCAAATTTACCCCCATATAATGATAAAATAACTCCTTTAAATGATATCAAGGGAGATATGGAAGTAAATGTGATTGCACGCGTCATTAGAATTCCCCGGGTAAGGTCATTTGATAGGAACGGCCGTGACGGTAAAGTAGCCTCACTGGAATTGCAGGATGATAGTGGCAGTATGCAGTTCACCCTGTGGAACAAAGACACCAACCTAATTGATGATCTGGAACTGAAAGAAGGCGATGCCATCAAGGTGCTGGGAGCTCAAAGCAGAGTTCGCAACGGAGAAGTATCCTTAAGCCACTCCTGGATTGGGAGGATAGTAAAGGGAGAATTTGACGTTCCAGAATACCATGAAGACATTCTAAAAATCGGAGACACACATGAAATGAGGAATGTCACCCTGGTGGGACTGGTTAACAAAGTTTATGACACCATAACCTTCGAAAGAGATGATGGTACCACTGGAAAAGTGAAATCCATGGAATTACAGGATGATACTGGAGCTATTCGCCTTACACTATGGAATGAAGACACTGAAATCGAGACCAAAAAGGGAGACATTCTGAAAATCATTGGCGGAAACATTGAATTCGACGATTATTCAGGTACCAATTACAGGATTAACACCAACTGGAACACCAAACTCATCAACAACCCCCCAATAGACCAAAAAATGAAAGATGTCTTGGATGAAGTTGGAAAATACATCAAACCTCTGAAAATCAACGAGTTAGATAGTATAGAGGATGATGGAGAAGAAGTAGACATTATTGGACGCGTGGTCAATCTATATGAACCTAACGAGTTCCAGCGGGATGATGGTACCTCCGGCTTGGTTAAAACAGTAGAAATTGCCGACGACACTGGAATGGTGCGAATCTCTCTGTGGGATAATAAAGCAGAACATCCAATGAAAGAAGGAGATGCGATTAAAATAGAAAACGCACGCACCCGTCTTGGTGATTACCAGGTGGATCTCAGTGTGGGTAAAACTTCCAGACTAATTGAACCCACCGAAGATGAGATAAAAGATTTACCATCACTAAAAGATGTTGAATCAATGATCTACCAGACTAAGAAGATCCACGAGCTAGTTGAAGGCGACCGAGATGTGAGCCTCTTCGGCAGGGTTTTAAGCGTGGCAGAACCCACCCAGTTCACCAAAAGTGATGGCAGCACAGGCATAGTTCGTTCAATGGAAATTGCCGATGACAGCGGAGTGGTTCGAGTTTCACTCTGGGATGATCAGGCCAACACATTATTTAAAGAAGGGGAAGCAGTAAAAATCGAGAATCCTCGGGTTAACCTTAGAAATAATAATATAGAGCTCAGCGTAGGCAGAACTACCATTATAACCAAACCAGAAGAAGATGAGGTATCGGTTCCCAGTTTGGATGAGATAGAAGGAAAATTATATCCCTCCAAGAATATTGGGGATATTGAGGAAGGGGACCAGAGTATAAAGGTAACTGGAGAAGTGGTGGACATTCGCGGTAGCAAGATACTGTTTGAAATGTGCCCCAACTGTAACAAAAGAGTTAACTGGGTGGATAATGCTTACATCTGCGATATCTGTGGTGAAGAAATCAAAAAACCAAACATGTTAATGATCATCAGCCTCATGCTGGAGGATGACACTGGC belongs to uncultured Methanobacterium sp. and includes:
- a CDS encoding MarR family transcriptional regulator, giving the protein MNQELELVESMDKLSDLMRKFQTQLRTGDLKEYTLRQLYYIELIDKNQGISVSELSKKLDVKKSTVSVAINQLIDLGIVIKIQSNSDKRFYSLQLTPKGNQIMEMHKQVHKNTIKKISKILNPEEVEIFVKIVNKITISELGFSK
- a CDS encoding OB-fold nucleic acid binding domain-containing protein, encoding MREMSQEIKDEYEKIKDKISYEDFLKKMEEYKKENADVSFIDDISIAHMVVGDYITEKNEPTEEIKDFWKIEELETGKQHINLLGRVMSISNVKKFTSKRGKEGKLANLIIADDTGRIRVVFWTENIKLLDKFQEGDVVQINDVEIKQGFRDDEAHLNIQSTLEKLNSTDYPNLPPYNDKITPLNDIKGDMEVNVIARVIRIPRVRSFDRNGRDGKVASLELQDDSGSMQFTLWNKDTNLIDDLELKEGDAIKVLGAQSRVRNGEVSLSHSWIGRIVKGEFDVPEYHEDILKIGDTHEMRNVTLVGLVNKVYDTITFERDDGTTGKVKSMELQDDTGAIRLTLWNEDTEIETKKGDILKIIGGNIEFDDYSGTNYRINTNWNTKLINNPPIDQKMKDVLDEVGKYIKPLKINELDSIEDDGEEVDIIGRVVNLYEPNEFQRDDGTSGLVKTVEIADDTGMVRISLWDNKAEHPMKEGDAIKIENARTRLGDYQVDLSVGKTSRLIEPTEDEIKDLPSLKDVESMIYQTKKIHELVEGDRDVSLFGRVLSVAEPTQFTKSDGSTGIVRSMEIADDSGVVRVSLWDDQANTLFKEGEAVKIENPRVNLRNNNIELSVGRTTIITKPEEDEVSVPSLDEIEGKLYPSKNIGDIEEGDQSIKVTGEVVDIRGSKILFEMCPNCNKRVNWVDNAYICDICGEEIKKPNMLMIISLMLEDDTGTISITFFRKSAEEVLGMTTSEAEEIIATTGDEGSLEEKVGDLVGRQITVIADASFDEYNEEVRLNARKMVDVKL